The Bacteroidales bacterium genome window below encodes:
- a CDS encoding helix-turn-helix transcriptional regulator, producing MKFKDISIEQLEYAANMLKAIAHPMRIKIVSYLEDGNKLTVTEIHDLLKIEQSTTSHHLGILKDKGVLTSKREGKNTYYSLKHERLSNIVDCIIKCNE from the coding sequence ATGAAATTTAAGGATATAAGTATTGAACAATTAGAATATGCTGCTAATATGTTAAAAGCAATAGCGCATCCAATGAGAATTAAAATTGTAAGTTATCTCGAAGATGGTAATAAACTTACAGTTACCGAAATACATGATTTGTTAAAGATTGAGCAATCTACTACTTCGCACCATCTTGGTATTTTAAAGGATAAAGGTGTTTTGACTTCTAAGCGTGAAGGAAAAAATACTTATTATTCACTAAAACACGAACGATTAAGCAATATTGTTGATTGTATTATTAAGTGTAATGAATAA
- a CDS encoding TIGR00266 family protein, with protein sequence MKSHEVDYKIYGDDIQVVEIELDNGETVIAEAGTMLYMEDGIIFETKMGDGSNPNQGFMSKMLSAGSRLITGESLFLTHFTHQGTGKSHVAFAAPYPGTIMPMDLSQFNGSLIVQKDGFLCAAFGTKLSIHFNKRLGAGFLGGEGFILQKLTGDGKVFVHAGGTMIEKQLNNETLRIDTGCIVAFEEGIDFNIESAGNLKSMIFGGEGLFLATLRGTGRVWLQSLPISKLIRALSPRGKNVGKESRSLLGNFLQD encoded by the coding sequence ATGAAATCACACGAAGTAGATTACAAAATTTATGGAGACGACATTCAGGTTGTTGAAATAGAACTTGATAACGGTGAAACAGTAATTGCCGAAGCGGGAACTATGCTTTATATGGAAGACGGCATTATTTTTGAAACAAAAATGGGCGATGGTTCAAATCCTAATCAGGGTTTTATGAGCAAAATGTTATCTGCCGGTTCAAGGCTTATAACAGGAGAATCGTTGTTTTTAACTCATTTTACTCATCAGGGGACAGGAAAAAGCCATGTTGCTTTTGCGGCACCTTATCCTGGTACAATAATGCCAATGGATTTATCACAATTTAATGGTTCTCTTATTGTGCAAAAAGATGGTTTTCTTTGTGCTGCTTTCGGAACAAAATTGTCTATTCATTTTAATAAACGTTTGGGTGCAGGATTTTTAGGAGGAGAAGGATTTATTCTTCAAAAATTAACAGGTGACGGTAAAGTATTTGTACATGCAGGTGGTACAATGATAGAAAAACAATTAAATAACGAAACTTTGCGTATTGATACAGGGTGTATAGTAGCTTTTGAAGAAGGAATAGATTTTAATATAGAAAGTGCCGGAAATCTAAAATCAATGATTTTTGGCGGTGAGGGTTTATTTTTGGCAACATTAAGAGGAACCGGAAGAGTGTGGTTACAATCATTGCCTATTAGTAAATTGATAAGGGCATTATCACCTCGTGGTAAAAATGTTGGTAAAGAAAGCCGTTCATTATTAGGAAATTTTCTTCAGGATTAA
- a CDS encoding CPBP family intramembrane metalloprotease, which produces MKENYLIEKKPAIKRGWLRALLFLIAFLILYAVIQGIAVFIIAAVLNIPLSDFETLFTDPNKLGIQFILTSSTLVITILIAWIFMRYVDRKSFISMGFELKGKSKDIIYGFLVGLVLIFLGFVILNLTNFLEVVSIEYSSKIVFGGFFLFVIAAIIEEIVFRGYVLNNLMDSIKNKYIALLISAILFALLHGVNPNLSILGFINLIIAGIALGITYIHTKNLWFPIFLHISWNFFQGPIFGFEVSGSSFNSIIQQKVIGNDIITGGNFGFEGSIIITVLLIGMILTIDQIYRRKKIPSIKSSIN; this is translated from the coding sequence ATGAAAGAGAATTATTTAATAGAAAAAAAACCGGCAATAAAAAGAGGCTGGTTAAGAGCATTATTGTTTTTAATAGCATTTCTTATCTTATATGCAGTTATTCAGGGAATTGCTGTATTTATTATTGCAGCAGTATTAAATATTCCTTTGAGTGATTTTGAAACCCTATTTACTGACCCTAATAAATTAGGAATACAGTTTATATTAACAAGTTCAACCCTTGTTATAACGATACTAATTGCATGGATTTTCATGAGATATGTTGACAGAAAATCTTTTATTTCAATGGGATTTGAGTTAAAGGGGAAAAGCAAAGATATAATATATGGATTTTTAGTTGGATTAGTCCTGATTTTTTTGGGGTTTGTAATTCTTAATTTAACAAATTTTCTTGAAGTTGTTTCAATAGAATACAGTTCAAAAATAGTTTTTGGGGGATTTTTCCTTTTTGTTATAGCAGCAATTATCGAAGAAATTGTATTTAGAGGTTATGTTTTAAATAACCTTATGGATTCTATAAAGAATAAATATATTGCTTTACTTATTTCTGCAATATTATTTGCATTACTACACGGAGTGAATCCCAATTTAAGCATACTGGGATTTATAAATTTGATAATTGCAGGAATTGCGTTGGGTATAACATATATTCATACTAAAAATTTATGGTTTCCAATTTTTTTGCACATTAGCTGGAATTTCTTTCAAGGTCCAATCTTTGGTTTCGAAGTAAGTGGCTCGAGCTTTAATTCAATAATACAGCAAAAGGTTATTGGAAATGATATAATTACCGGCGGAAACTTTGGTTTCGAAGGCTCAATAATAATTACTGTTTTATTAATTGGAATGATATTAACTATCGATCAGATTTATCGAAGAAAAAAGATTCCCAGTATCAAGTCAAGCATAAATTGA
- a CDS encoding GNAT family N-acetyltransferase, whose translation MNLPKDYRIEFKNPTPIEYDKIRNTTAWDKLDLVTIEKGLEKTLFSVCLYDIDKLIGIGRIVGDGSIYFYIQDIIVIPEYQGKGLGKIIMNEIMQYLDDSANHNLFIGLMAAEGVEKFYHKFGFKTRPTSKPGMYSVYKKTK comes from the coding sequence ATGAATTTGCCAAAAGATTATAGAATTGAGTTTAAAAATCCTACACCAATTGAATATGATAAAATCAGGAATACAACAGCTTGGGATAAATTAGATTTAGTAACAATAGAAAAAGGATTGGAAAAAACTTTATTTTCCGTTTGTCTGTATGATATTGACAAACTTATTGGAATTGGTCGAATAGTCGGTGATGGTTCAATATATTTTTACATACAGGATATTATTGTAATTCCGGAATATCAAGGAAAAGGATTGGGTAAAATTATAATGAATGAAATAATGCAATATTTAGATGATAGTGCAAACCATAATTTATTTATCGGCTTAATGGCAGCTGAGGGGGTTGAAAAATTTTATCATAAATTCGGATTTAAAACAAGACCAACTTCAAAGCCTGGTATGTATTCTGTTTATAAAAAAACAAAGTAA